The Ancylothrix sp. D3o genome has a window encoding:
- a CDS encoding ATP-binding protein has protein sequence MPSIDQIIQREPNPFDTETFWSGNFWQEQQDPNLMVDSIHKEAIVEIENILDLVAQDNRTRTLMLEGETGSGKTYLLGRIKRQLNPKAFFVYIEPFTASDYIWRHILRYTVDSLLEVPEGKEDSQLMIWLKGLSEFKHRSIIDMIRGDRQVFIRNLREAYPAGIYNAAEFFGVLYDLTNPKLASLACEWLRGDDLDEENLKLLKVQHSIDTEDAAQKIIANFGRIAEETQPIVLCFDQLDNIARLSDGTIDLQTLFSANSVIHNQKLKNFLVIISIITDTWRQNSHRIQPTDKDRLDTVLQLKQVSLDQAEALWKYRLSILHRNALSLPDSALYPLERDKLEEKFPGGKTKPRNVLILGRQLYQDYKVNLVGSELSHVEEKTVEEEKKPVPVVEKTFDPIAAFKLVWLRKFTQTQQRVTRVRQFSSPELIQMLAEALSALEIAAVEMRFLPNRIYANYSLSYQMPENGERVAVVWSEDQNLTKFCNFMKVCQEAIEQNLCQVLQLIRFEGVGNPHNLGYRIYNDIFEDSPHNHFMPDVSSVQYLVTYHSLVNDAYSGDLVVGEATPDIKELETLIRESQVLRGCTLLQDLGVVPAFVISDDNKDEWQPIEEFLLNRVINQQCLARQRLLQETLHQFSYVSEGQVNQLIDHLCGDNQKVRILDSGAKIEDQLVYLVRV, from the coding sequence CACCGAAACTTTCTGGTCGGGGAATTTTTGGCAAGAACAACAAGACCCTAATTTAATGGTCGATTCTATTCACAAAGAGGCGATTGTTGAAATTGAAAATATCCTTGATTTAGTGGCGCAAGATAACCGGACTCGGACTTTAATGTTAGAAGGCGAAACCGGGTCAGGAAAAACGTATTTATTGGGAAGAATTAAACGCCAGCTAAACCCGAAAGCTTTTTTTGTTTATATTGAACCTTTCACCGCCAGTGATTATATTTGGCGGCATATTTTACGCTATACGGTGGATAGTTTGCTGGAAGTTCCCGAAGGCAAAGAAGATTCACAGTTGATGATTTGGTTAAAAGGGTTATCGGAGTTTAAACACCGCAGTATTATTGATATGATTCGCGGCGACCGGCAAGTATTTATTCGCAATTTACGCGAAGCTTATCCAGCCGGTATTTATAATGCGGCGGAGTTTTTTGGGGTGTTGTATGATTTAACAAATCCAAAATTAGCCAGTCTTGCTTGTGAGTGGTTGCGTGGCGATGATTTGGATGAGGAAAATTTAAAACTGTTGAAAGTGCAGCACTCAATTGATACTGAAGATGCAGCCCAAAAAATCATTGCAAATTTTGGCAGAATTGCTGAAGAAACTCAGCCGATAGTGTTGTGTTTTGACCAATTAGATAACATTGCGCGGTTAAGTGATGGGACGATTGATTTGCAAACGTTGTTTAGTGCTAATTCGGTTATTCATAACCAAAAGCTAAAGAATTTTTTGGTGATAATTAGCATTATTACAGATACTTGGCGGCAAAACTCGCATCGCATTCAACCAACGGATAAGGATAGATTAGATACGGTGCTTCAATTAAAGCAAGTTTCGCTGGATCAAGCGGAAGCTTTGTGGAAATATCGGCTTTCTATTCTCCACCGCAACGCCTTGTCATTGCCTGATTCTGCGCTTTATCCTTTGGAGAGAGATAAATTAGAAGAAAAGTTTCCAGGGGGGAAAACAAAGCCGCGAAATGTGCTGATTTTAGGCCGGCAACTTTATCAAGATTATAAGGTTAATTTGGTGGGTTCGGAACTTTCCCACGTCGAAGAAAAGACGGTTGAGGAAGAGAAAAAACCGGTGCCGGTGGTAGAAAAAACTTTTGACCCCATTGCTGCTTTTAAGTTGGTGTGGTTGCGGAAGTTTACACAAACTCAACAGCGAGTAACTCGTGTGCGGCAATTTTCTTCGCCGGAATTAATTCAAATGTTAGCTGAGGCGCTTTCGGCGTTGGAAATAGCGGCGGTGGAGATGCGGTTTTTACCAAATCGAATTTATGCAAATTATTCCTTAAGTTACCAAATGCCAGAAAACGGCGAACGGGTGGCGGTAGTGTGGAGTGAGGATCAAAATTTGACGAAGTTTTGTAATTTTATGAAAGTTTGTCAGGAGGCAATTGAGCAGAATTTGTGTCAAGTTTTGCAGTTAATTCGCTTTGAGGGTGTGGGGAATCCGCATAATTTGGGGTATCGAATTTATAATGATATTTTTGAAGATTCGCCGCACAATCATTTTATGCCGGATGTGTCTTCTGTGCAGTATTTAGTGACGTATCATAGTTTGGTTAATGATGCGTATTCGGGGGATTTGGTTGTGGGAGAAGCGACACCGGATATTAAGGAGTTGGAGACGTTGATAAGAGAGTCGCAGGTGTTGCGGGGTTGTACTTTGTTGCAAGATTTGGGGGTAGTACCGGCCTTTGTAATTAGTGACGATAATAAGGATGAATGGCAACCCATTGAGGAGTTTTTGTTAAATCGGGTAATTAATCAGCAGTGTTTGGCAAGACAGCGTTTATTGCAGGAAACTTTGCATCAGTTTTCTTATGTGAGTGAGGGGCAAGTGAATCAGTTAATTGATCATTTGTGTGGCGATAATCAAAAAGTGAGAATTCTTGATTCTGGTGCAAAAATTGAGGATCAATTAGTCTATTTAGTGAGAGTTTAA
- a CDS encoding ATP-binding protein, producing MNPFDSTTFRPGNFWQEQQDVNLTVDSIHQDVVRDIEALLAQVAADNRTRTLLLAGDSGAGKSYLLGRLKRLLNSRAFFAYIGPWPDSEYIWRHTLRNTVDSLMYVPENQQESQLLLWLKSLSTFENKGLMEQLWGERNLFIHNCKKAFPRGIYNASEFFGVLYDLTNSELYPLACEWLKGDDLDEDNLRLLQVKRSIDSEETARKILSNFGIISAATQPIVLCFDNLDNIDRALDGFINLQALFNVNSIIHNQKLKNFFVIISIVTNTWKQNSKRIQPADLARLDMQIRLQPISLNQAEALWENRLFSLHRQADKEPVSKIFPLNRQQLEEKFPGGKTRPRYVLMLGRQLFQDLKNRGIDGLIEAENNATAGTPDPLAAFQLLWLKEFGKMQEKVTRLRYFSAPELMQMLREAMGALQVPAIQPKLLPSPTYASYSLSYHLPVQLGRVGVVWTEEPNLNSFFHLMKACEKTVKRNLCQTLVLIRGEWVGNSGNQGYRIYRSIFSGSRHKHLIPDLASLHYLATYHSLVNAACAGELVIGDLTPSLADLEGFVRKSRVFQECLLLQALGVFEGAMPVAGSRQRTADFSVRNLTEAFGEVKEFLLNLMKTQQMMGRQVLIENAVSQFPLVEGVEVSRLIDKLCEERVIFILDPAVSSQAQLVCLVRK from the coding sequence ATGAATCCTTTTGACTCAACAACTTTTAGGCCGGGAAATTTTTGGCAGGAACAGCAAGATGTTAATTTGACGGTGGATTCTATTCATCAAGATGTTGTCAGGGATATTGAGGCTCTTTTGGCACAGGTAGCTGCGGATAATCGCACTCGGACTTTGTTGTTAGCGGGGGATTCTGGGGCGGGGAAAAGTTATTTGTTGGGCCGGCTTAAAAGGCTTTTAAATTCACGGGCTTTTTTTGCTTATATTGGCCCTTGGCCTGATAGTGAGTATATCTGGCGCCATACGTTGCGAAATACGGTTGATAGTTTGATGTATGTGCCGGAAAATCAACAGGAATCTCAGCTTTTGTTGTGGTTAAAAAGTTTATCAACTTTTGAAAATAAGGGGTTGATGGAGCAGTTGTGGGGTGAGCGAAATTTGTTTATCCATAATTGTAAAAAGGCGTTTCCGAGAGGGATTTATAATGCTTCCGAGTTTTTTGGGGTGCTTTATGATTTGACAAATTCTGAACTTTATCCGCTTGCTTGTGAGTGGTTAAAAGGTGATGATTTGGATGAGGATAATTTGAGGTTATTGCAGGTTAAGCGGTCGATTGATAGTGAGGAGACGGCGCGGAAAATTTTGTCTAATTTCGGCATAATTTCGGCGGCGACTCAGCCGATAGTTTTGTGTTTTGATAATTTGGATAATATTGATCGGGCGCTGGATGGGTTTATTAATTTGCAAGCTTTGTTTAATGTAAATTCAATTATCCATAATCAGAAATTAAAGAATTTTTTTGTGATTATTAGTATAGTTACGAATACTTGGAAACAAAATTCTAAGCGGATTCAGCCGGCAGATTTGGCGCGGTTGGATATGCAAATCAGGTTGCAGCCCATTAGTTTGAATCAGGCTGAGGCGCTTTGGGAAAATCGGCTTTTTTCCTTACACCGGCAAGCGGATAAAGAACCAGTTTCTAAGATTTTTCCGTTAAACCGGCAACAACTAGAAGAGAAGTTTCCGGGGGGAAAAACACGCCCGCGTTATGTGTTGATGTTGGGCCGGCAGTTGTTTCAAGATTTGAAGAATCGCGGGATTGATGGGTTAATTGAAGCTGAAAATAATGCTACTGCCGGCACACCTGATCCGTTGGCGGCGTTTCAGTTGTTGTGGTTAAAAGAGTTTGGAAAAATGCAGGAAAAAGTAACAAGATTACGTTATTTTTCTGCACCAGAATTAATGCAAATGTTGCGGGAAGCAATGGGGGCTTTGCAAGTGCCGGCTATTCAGCCGAAGTTGTTACCTAGTCCAACTTATGCGAGTTATTCTTTGAGTTATCATTTGCCGGTGCAGTTGGGAAGGGTGGGTGTTGTTTGGACGGAAGAACCGAATTTAAATAGTTTTTTTCATTTGATGAAAGCTTGTGAGAAAACTGTGAAGCGAAATTTGTGTCAAACGTTGGTTTTAATTCGTGGGGAATGGGTGGGAAATTCGGGTAATCAAGGTTATCGAATTTATCGCAGTATTTTTTCTGGAAGTCGTCATAAACATTTGATTCCTGATTTAGCTTCGCTGCATTATTTGGCGACTTATCATAGTTTGGTAAATGCTGCTTGTGCGGGGGAATTGGTGATTGGGGATTTAACGCCTAGTTTGGCAGATTTGGAGGGGTTTGTGAGGAAATCTAGGGTGTTTCAGGAGTGTTTGTTGTTGCAGGCTTTGGGAGTGTTTGAGGGGGCTATGCCGGTGGCGGGAAGTCGTCAAAGAACGGCTGATTTTTCGGTGCGTAATTTAACTGAGGCTTTTGGAGAGGTGAAGGAGTTTTTGTTAAATTTGATGAAAACTCAGCAGATGATGGGGAGACAGGTTTTGATTGAAAATGCTGTTTCTCAGTTTCCTTTGGTTGAGGGTGTTGAGGTGTCGCGTTTGATTGATAAGTTATGTGAGGAAAGGGTGATTTTTATTTTAGATCCTGCGGTTTCTAGTCAGGCGCAGTTGGTGTGTTTGGTGAGGAAATAA